From a single Ciconia boyciana chromosome 4, ASM3463844v1, whole genome shotgun sequence genomic region:
- the DNAJA1 gene encoding dnaJ homolog subfamily A member 1 gives MVKETTYYDVLGVKPNASAEELKKAYRKLALKYHPDKNPNEGEKFKQISQAYEVLSDPKKRDLYDKGGEQAIKEGGSGGGFGSPMDIFDMFFGGGGRMQRERRGKNVVHQLSVSLEDMYNGATRKLALQKNVICDKCEGRGGKKGAVECCPNCRGTGMQIRIHQIGPGMVQQIQSVCMECQGHGERISPKDRCKSCTGRKIVREKKILEVHIDKGMKDGQKITFHGEGDQEPGLEPGDIIIVLDQKDHSVFTRRDEDLLMSMDIQLVEALCGFQKPITTLDNRTIIITSHPGQVVKHGAIKCVLNEGMPVYRRPYEKGRLIIEFRVNFPGSGFLSSDKLSLLEKLLPTRQEIEETEEMEQVDLVDFDPSQKRRHHYNGEVYEDDEHHPRGGVQCQTS, from the exons ATGGTGAAGGAGACTACCTACTACGATGTGCTGGGCGTGAAGCCCAACGCCTCCGCCGAGGAGCTGAAGAAGGCCTACCGAAAACTAGCGCTCAAGTACCACCCTGACAAGAACCCCAATGAGGGCGAGAAG TTTAAGCAGATTTCCCAGGCGTACGAAGTACTGTCAGACCCAAAGAAGAGGGACCTGTATGACAAAGGAGGCGAGCAGGCCATCAAAGAGGGTGGCTCTGGTGGTGGCTTCGGGTCACCCATGGACATATTCGATATGTTCTTTGGCGGCGGTGGGAGGATGCAGAGAGAGAGACGAG gcaAAAACGTGGTCCATCAGTTGTCAGTAAGTTTAGAAGATATGTACAATGGTGCAACGAGGAAACTTGCACTGCAGAAGAATGTAATCTGTGACAAATGTGAAG GTCGTGGTGGTAAGAAAGGTGCGGTAGAATGCTGTCCTAATTGCAGAGGAACAGGCATGCAGATCAGAATTCACCAGATCGGGCCAGGCATGGTGCAACAAATCCAGTCCGTGTGTATGGAGTGTCAGGGGCATGGGGAGCGTATCAGCCCCAAGGACCGGTGTAAGAGCTGCACTGGCAGAAAAATTGTTAGAGAGAAGAAGATCCTAGAAGTTCACATTGACAAAG GAATGAAGGATGGTCAGAAAATAACATTCCATGGTGAAGGGGACCAAGAGCCAGGACTAGAGCCAGGGGACATTATTATTGTTTTGGATCAAAAAGACCACTCTGTATTTACAAG ACGAGATGAAGACCTTCTTATGTCTATGGATATTCAACTGGTTGAAGCACTATGTGGCTTTCAAAAGCCTATCACAACGCTGGATAATAGAACTATTATTATTACCTCCCATCCTG gcCAGGTTGTCAAGCATGGGGCTATTAAGTGTGTGTTGAATGAAGGTATGCCAGTTTATCGCAGACCATATGAAAAAGGACGTCTGATCATAGAATTCAGG GTGAACTTCCCAGGGAGTGGCTTCCTCTCCTCAGATAAGCTGTCTTTACTTGAAAAACTGCTACCTACAAGGCAGGAAATagaagaaactgaggaaatGGAGCAAGTGGATTTAGTGGACTTTGATCCATCTCAAAAAAGAAGACACCACTATAATGGAGAAGTCTATGAAGATGATGAGCATCACCCTAGAGGCGGTGTTCAATGTCAGACATCGTAA